attgtaaaaaaaaaggttattttaaacccagcGTTCGGTTGCAAAAtgacctatgctgggttgttttaccCATTTACTagtttaatttaacccaattgcTGCAGGGGTTTGTCCTTTTGTCCCAACAgtgtgttgaaaataacccatagGTTTTAAGAGTGTATCAATAAAACAACTAAACAATACAGAACTTACCAATGAAGTGTAGCAATTAATTTCACCTTTGATACTGATGGGTTTGATGAAGTGCTTCTGCCCACTAATATCTGAAGTCTTTTTCTCTTTGAGTCATTTGAGTTTGTGAAGTCTAAGCAGAAACGTCATGACAATACCCATTGACAAATAAAATCTGAAGTCTTTAAAAGGGCTAGCTCTGAATATATCCACATAACATGACATTTTGTTATTAATTTTACTGACTGCTTTTAGTCATAGCAAACCATGTTGTTAATAAGTCCTGTATTTTACAGTTATATTTAAGGTTAGGAGTCAGTATTCATGGGAACTTTCACTGCGCACAAACCACATCTGATATTGTGCGTTCTCATGAAATGCacacaatgattttaaacaggATATTGCTGCAAAACATTTGGACTGTGGTCTCAAGCTCGCGGAGTGGGCTGAGCAAAGAAAAAAAAGCAAAGAGGTGTGAAAAACACACTGATGAggcctttgttttttttacttttgaggAGCAGAAACTTCTAAGCCATGCAATACATAAAGGCTGATAAGCACTCCCATTACAGCTAGCATACGATCTTTAAAggcaaaatatataaaattccggaaaagaaagtaaaaacaaatgctaaaaaaagaaaaagtagtGATTAgttttcaaaaaaacataaattttcaATGCAAGGAAAAATGAACCATAACAAAAGCCAATTTCCcagtgtacatttattttttgctaaCGTGGTCATACAGATGAACGAAAGCAAACAAACGGCAAAATCAATGTAAAGATTCAAACAAATACAAAAGATTCAGTTTTGCATTGAacaaacttttaaaaacaagaaaataattTCTAAGTGAATGAGAAGATAAAGTTTGAGCAACATTACTCAACGGAGCAAAAAAAAGGATATATCCATCCTATTAACTATGAATCTGTTTGACCTGAGGTCATTATAACTAACTTATAGTCACAGCTCTGTACCAGATCTTTGCCTTTTCCTAGATGGGCTACATGAAGGGGATCGGTCTATAGTGTTTGAGGCACATTTAACAGAAGACACCCTGGGAATGTCTGAGACAGCAGCATGCTTCAAACAATGCTGAATCATTTCCTTTTCAGGAAGAACTTGCCCACAAGTGACACATTCATGAAGTTCACCCTCCAACATATCCACTCCACTGTCTTCATCACCAATCTCCACTCTTATTTCTTCATTCACCTCCACCTGTGCATCGCATGCATTCAAACCCTGCACACAATCACCTGATTTTTTGAGCTGTCCTTGGTCAAAAGCAACTTCTGAAGAGCTAGAAACAAGACTGATAGATGTTCCTGGAGTTTCAGCTGTTACTGTTAATGTGACACCACCTTCTGCTTCTGCCATTCCAGGGGAAGAATCACAGTCCTTCAAATTTGAAGAACTCATGGAGTTGAGAGATGCATCTTTGGATGAATTCACTTTTTCATCACTTATCAGTGCTTCAGGTTTGTCTTTTAAACTTATCTGCTTATTCTCCGCCTCCACTTCTGCTGTAACTTCCAGGTCTGGGGTCCGCTCACCTACCTCATCACTGTCCATTGGTATTAGTATATCTCCGGCTATGTCTTGTCTCTCTTTAATAATAACAGGATTGGGTGGAACCACTGGCATGGATATAACACATGGTGCAGATGAGGGTGTTTCTAAGACTAGAGATGAAGGTAAAATATTTGGGGAGATTTTGGTAGGATGTGAGGTAGATGACGAAACCGGCAAAAGCATGACTAAGGGCACACCCGGAGGAGGCTTTTCATTTAAGGTAAGCTTCCACACACCATCAGCAGGCTGTTTTTGGTCACCCAATGGGATTGCGTGGGCCACCTTGTTATGTGAGAATGTTACAAGGTTCGAGTCCTGAGCAAGTGTTTGGAAGAAGACTTTAGGAGCAATCGGTTTCACTGTAGACGGAGGAGGCAGACGGGGAGGTTTATTCGGTTTAGGTTTCTTTGCTGTAGCCTGTAAACAGAATTGTTGATAAGTGAAATATATTATATgaactagggatgctaaacaattaatcgtgattaatcgttagcagaataaaagtttttgtttacatcgcatatgtgtgtaaactgtgtataataaatatgtatatatataaatatgaacactttcatgtataattttaagaaaattttttttatatattaagtatttatatttatatataatataaattatacataaatatacaaatgtatatacacatgtaaacatttctaaaacatatacatgcatgtgtgtacatttatttatacaaatttattatacacagttcacacacatatatgatgtaaacaaaaacttttattctgctaacgattaatcatgattaattgtttagcatccctaatatGAACTATTAACAAACATCATCAATAACATAACAACACATGATCAACAAAGTGCACTCACCACTGGTGGAGCCACCTGTCCACATGTTTTAAGGTGGCTGTCATAACCCTGTTGATGTGGGAAACCCAAGCCACAATCTTTACAGAGACAAGGCCGCTGTCCTGCATGTCCTCCCATGTGTGACATAAGCATTAGCGATGAGCGGAAACCCATCCCACATTCAACACATTTCAGGACCCTCTGGTGAGTGCTCCCATGCTTCTTTAATTCCTCCACACTCGCGCACACTTGCCCACACTCCATACAACGAATCTCATCAGTCTTTGACGGCAACGCCCCCTGATGACCCCAGCATCCTGTGTCCTTTTTATGTTGGTCGAAGTCCTCCTGACTCTTAAAGAAAACCAAACAGGCCATGCACTGGATGTTATCTGGATTGCACTCGTGATTGCGGTACAGAGAGGGTAAGCGAAAATGCCGCTTGCACTTTAGACACGTATACGGCAAGACGCCCGAGTGCGAGAAGCTGTGGCGCAACAGTGAAGCCTTACTGGAGAATGTCCGTTCGCAGTCGGAGCAGGAGAAGAAGCCTCTGCTGTGCCATTCCAGATGCCTGAGCAGGGAGTTGCGCTGACGAAAACTAGTGCCGCATTTGAGACACAAATGTCGCTTTGCCTGTTGCCTGTGTTTTTCAACGTGTGCCTGGCACAGCTCTAGATCAGTGAATATTTTCTTGCAAAAGTCACACTGATAGAACTCGTTCTCAAAATGGTTCGTGTCCAAATGCTTCTGGAGCTGTTCCTCAGTGTCAAAGATGGTCGAGCAAACCTGACAGTGGATGGAGGCCTTTTGCGAGTGGGAACGGAGGTGCGTACGGTAGTTGACTAACTGGCAGAACTGCTTGCCGCATTCGTCACAGCGGTAGGGCCGAACACCTGTGTGCATATTTAAGTGTTCTCGGAGTAAAAATAAAGAGGGAAATGTAATGTCACACACGTGGCAGTGATTCTCTTCATTCTCTCCAAGTCCAGTCGTCTCTGAAAACGATGAAAGAAAACATGCATCAATAGTTATTTAAACAGATTAAAGGTAAACAGCCTAGGTAAACTTGTTAGgactaaaactttatttaaaagagAATAGAATACCTttatagagggtatgcacgtAACGTCACCTTTGACGAAAGTGATAGGGATcaaccgatatggatttttcagtgccgatgccgataccgatttttgtttcatcagccttagcagATGATACAGGCTGACGATTTTCTTaagccgatatttggagccgatactgcttttgctaactcaatttacatcataaaaatgacacaatgttgatgccaaatgttacaagtctcaatttaaaaaaagttacatttatagaacttaaaaaaactatatttaacaaatagtaaaaacaggtgatggtgctatggaaccatctTTTGaagttgtcatggaaaggttggttgttttaagtcacatgacctgcaatcgcttgcggcttccagcactctgtctgtaaataatgctggaaaaaaatcggccgatgctgatacacataaaactcgcaaatatcGGCCCGATATATTGGCCGCCCGATATATTGGTCTATCACTAGAAAGTGACTGCGGTTACACCAACTGAGTGGCAAAAGATAGAGCGGCAGCATTTATGTACAGTGTGAAACCAGTGAAAACATGGGAAAAACGCGTCTAAATGGGAAACAGCTGTTGTACTAACAGATTAACAAGAATTCGGAGCTATCGTTTTACAGACTGCCAAAAAACACCGAAAGGAGAAGTAAATGGATAGTCTATGCCAAAGTCCACTgaccacaggtgggttgacAAGTTGCCATGGTCACTGTCATGCAGAGGTTTAACTTTCtacctaaaaataactttaaaaaattaagaatttgtattttatccgtgtttttctttggaagaCATActtattatcataatttttactctattacatttcataaatacaagtttttgttttacatttaatatttaagtacataaACATACTTT
Above is a window of Paramisgurnus dabryanus chromosome 13, PD_genome_1.1, whole genome shotgun sequence DNA encoding:
- the LOC135743300 gene encoding uncharacterized protein, translating into MSSEFTLDIQLTELGFSSWDFPLCEPQSVKETLLPTQNSIEKSAPEAQTPAAGYEDDCSVAGGSAEKSFLQDHQYSYPTNHDSTVNTEQAQNISQTVITEEREKTIFSNKRKMRNRKAQEVQKEDDKEPSREEEKNVSEEDQCSEVGQKDSSLQMDYDLSDEDRTDEHAEIEWTEGEEDEEEGEEVVEDDGEEVEEEEEEEEEEEEEEEEEDDVSCSETTGLGENEENHCHVCDITFPSLFLLREHLNMHTGVRPYRCDECGKQFCQLVNYRTHLRSHSQKASIHCQVCSTIFDTEEQLQKHLDTNHFENEFYQCDFCKKIFTDLELCQAHVEKHRQQAKRHLCLKCGTSFRQRNSLLRHLEWHSRGFFSCSDCERTFSSKASLLRHSFSHSGVLPYTCLKCKRHFRLPSLYRNHECNPDNIQCMACLVFFKSQEDFDQHKKDTGCWGHQGALPSKTDEIRCMECGQVCASVEELKKHGSTHQRVLKCVECGMGFRSSLMLMSHMGGHAGQRPCLCKDCGLGFPHQQGYDSHLKTCGQVAPPVATAKKPKPNKPPRLPPPSTVKPIAPKVFFQTLAQDSNLVTFSHNKVAHAIPLGDQKQPADGVWKLTLNEKPPPGVPLVMLLPVSSSTSHPTKISPNILPSSLVLETPSSAPCVISMPVVPPNPVIIKERQDIAGDILIPMDSDEVGERTPDLEVTAEVEAENKQISLKDKPEALISDEKVNSSKDASLNSMSSSNLKDCDSSPGMAEAEGGVTLTVTAETPGTSISLVSSSSEVAFDQGQLKKSGDCVQGLNACDAQVEVNEEIRVEIGDEDSGVDMLEGELHECVTCGQVLPEKEMIQHCLKHAAVSDIPRVSSVKCASNTIDRSPSCSPSRKRQRSGTEL